A genomic window from Cupriavidus basilensis includes:
- a CDS encoding hydrolase: MSKLPLLDPADCALILVDEQAGLAFAAGSQDPQILRGNGLALAKTAVAFDLPVVVSTSASKVYSGPLMPAFRDVLPDVTPIERRNMNLWEDDAVRGAITATGKRTLIIAGMLTEACVSFPVLSALSEGYQVYVAADACGGLTPTSHDLALRRMASAGAVMTSWLQVLLEFQRDWTRHDTYEKARSIVVEHGGGYGTGLAYARDMIKPT, from the coding sequence ATGTCCAAACTACCGTTGCTCGACCCCGCCGATTGCGCCTTGATCCTCGTTGATGAACAGGCAGGCCTTGCGTTTGCTGCGGGTTCTCAAGACCCCCAGATTCTGCGCGGCAATGGCCTTGCGCTCGCGAAGACGGCGGTCGCCTTTGACTTGCCGGTTGTGGTCTCCACTTCAGCCTCGAAGGTGTACAGCGGCCCATTGATGCCGGCTTTCAGAGACGTGCTGCCAGACGTCACGCCGATCGAGCGCCGCAACATGAACCTTTGGGAAGACGATGCGGTGCGCGGCGCGATTACGGCTACCGGAAAGCGTACGCTGATCATCGCGGGCATGCTGACGGAGGCCTGCGTGAGCTTCCCGGTTCTTTCAGCGCTGTCCGAGGGATATCAGGTATACGTCGCGGCCGATGCTTGCGGTGGGCTGACACCAACGAGCCATGATCTTGCGTTGCGACGGATGGCTTCCGCCGGCGCAGTCATGACTTCCTGGCTCCAGGTCCTTCTCGAATTCCAGAGGGATTGGACCCGTCATGACACCTATGAGAAGGCTCGCTCGATCGTGGTCGAGCATGGCGGCGGGTATGGCACGGGCCTCGCCTATGCGCGTGACATGATCAAACCGACATGA